A stretch of DNA from bacterium:
CTGGGTGCCAGCTAAGATATTGGCTCCTACCTCAATAGTTTCTGGTCGCTCAGTGTTATCCCGAATGGTTACGCAGGGAACTTTTAGAATGCAGGCTTCTTCCTGAATACCGCCAGAGTCAGTGAGGATAAGACGGGCATTGC
This window harbors:
- a CDS encoding UDP-N-acetylglucosamine 2-epimerase, producing the protein NARLILTDSGGIQEEACILKVPCVTIRDNTERPETIEVGANILAGTQPTKILEATKKMLNKKKRWKNPLGNGKAAEKIVEVIYDEPSN